The window TCTCCGTAAAATTTTATTAACGGGCTTGAGGGGCTTAGCAATGTCGAACAAAGCCCAGCAGTTGAAACTGCCCTCGCCGTTGAAGGTGCTCTCGAAGATGGTGAACAAAGTGGTCGTGGCTAGGCTTAAGGGCGATGTGGTCGTGCGAGGGATCTTGAGCATATACGACTCCTGTATGAATTTAGTTCTCGACGAGGCCGAGGAGCTCGACAAGAACGGCGCTA of the Thermoproteus uzoniensis 768-20 genome contains:
- a CDS encoding LSM domain-containing protein, which gives rise to MSNKAQQLKLPSPLKVLSKMVNKVVVARLKGDVVVRGILSIYDSCMNLVLDEAEELDKNGATKMKYGRILIRGSQIIYISSEEAAA